The following are encoded in a window of Haloarcula halophila genomic DNA:
- a CDS encoding DUF5658 family protein — MTGPPSDDSGSLFTLRRERRMTRTHTALWGVILAATTADILLTMIGLASGFEEGNLVVATLLAEFGLAGLWLVKFGAMVWLVGGWALLSDRNAAVFLGLFALVTVAVVVHNAALLVGV; from the coding sequence ATGACGGGACCCCCATCGGACGACAGCGGGTCGCTGTTCACGCTCCGGCGGGAACGGCGGATGACCCGAACCCACACGGCTCTGTGGGGAGTGATCCTCGCCGCGACGACCGCGGATATCCTGCTGACGATGATCGGGCTGGCCAGTGGATTCGAGGAAGGGAACCTCGTCGTGGCGACGCTGCTCGCGGAGTTCGGGCTCGCCGGCCTGTGGCTCGTGAAGTTCGGGGCGATGGTGTGGCTCGTCGGCGGGTGGGCACTGCTTTCGGACCGGAACGCGGCCGTCTTCCTGGGGTTGTTCGCGCTCGTCACGGTCGCCGTCGTCGTCCACAACGCCGCACTACTGGTGGGCGTCTGA
- a CDS encoding nucleoside deaminase, which translates to MPVDFDAFDHDAHMAKAFVRARVAAERGDRPFGSVLVRDDEIVMEASNRVVTEDDVRRHPELELATRAIQELTVEERAETVMYTSTEPCPMCAGGIRHAGLGRVVYSVGGDEIGEFTDQGAPVRSAAILDGVTEVVGPHSNAAGREIHERYDW; encoded by the coding sequence ATGCCCGTCGACTTCGATGCGTTCGACCACGACGCCCACATGGCCAAAGCGTTCGTCCGTGCCCGCGTCGCAGCCGAACGCGGTGATCGACCATTCGGGTCGGTCCTCGTCCGGGACGACGAGATCGTCATGGAGGCGTCGAACCGCGTCGTCACCGAGGACGACGTTCGGCGTCATCCCGAGCTAGAGCTCGCAACGCGTGCCATCCAGGAGCTGACCGTCGAGGAACGCGCCGAGACAGTGATGTACACGAGCACGGAGCCGTGTCCGATGTGTGCCGGCGGCATCAGACACGCGGGGCTGGGCCGGGTCGTCTACAGCGTGGGTGGCGACGAGATCGGCGAGTTCACCGACCAGGGTGCGCCCGTCCGCTCGGCGGCCATCCTCGACGGTGTCACCGAGGTCGTCGGCCCACACAGCAACGCCGCCGGGCGGGAGATCCACGAGCGCTACGACTGGTAG
- a CDS encoding AIM24 family protein produces MESEDFIDANDPEAGTDRFSLENSKLLAIEVDEPVFAKVGAMVAYTGAVSFTGKSSAEGGITGFLKDAATSEGTDVMQAEGSGTLYVADGAKEIQVLDLDEGETISVNGDDVLAFEDRVDYEISTIDSLAGSSTGGLTNVFLEGPGQIAITTHGDPIVLEPPVTTDPAATVAWSGTAAPTSSVNRSLSDMVGQSSGETYQLAFEGTEGFVVVQPFEERQP; encoded by the coding sequence ATGGAATCCGAGGACTTCATCGACGCGAACGACCCCGAAGCGGGTACCGACCGGTTCAGTCTCGAAAACAGCAAACTCCTCGCCATCGAGGTCGACGAGCCGGTGTTCGCGAAGGTCGGCGCGATGGTCGCCTACACTGGAGCAGTATCGTTTACCGGGAAGTCGTCGGCCGAAGGCGGGATAACCGGCTTCCTGAAGGACGCGGCGACGAGCGAAGGGACCGACGTGATGCAGGCCGAGGGCAGCGGGACGCTCTACGTGGCCGACGGTGCGAAGGAGATCCAGGTGCTCGATCTCGACGAGGGCGAGACGATCTCGGTCAACGGCGACGACGTCCTCGCCTTCGAGGACCGCGTCGACTACGAGATCAGTACCATCGACAGTCTCGCCGGCTCCTCGACGGGCGGGCTCACGAACGTCTTCCTGGAGGGGCCGGGCCAGATCGCGATCACCACTCACGGTGACCCGATCGTCCTGGAACCGCCGGTGACGACGGACCCGGCGGCGACCGTCGCCTGGAGCGGGACCGCCGCTCCCACCAGTAGCGTCAACCGGAGCCTCTCGGATATGGTCGGGCAGTCCTCCGGCGAGACCTATCAACTGGCCTTCGAGGGAACGGAGGGGTTCGTCGTCGTCCAGCCCTTCGAAGAACGACAGCCCTGA